The following are from one region of the Capsicum annuum cultivar UCD-10X-F1 chromosome 1, UCD10Xv1.1, whole genome shotgun sequence genome:
- the LOC124897752 gene encoding ribulose bisphosphate carboxylase large chain-like: MSKCFFKGHYLKATAGTCEEMMKRAVFSRELGVSIVMHDYLKGGFTTNTGLAHYCRDNGLLLHIHRAMHAVINGQKNHGMHFRVLAKTLRMSGGDYIRTGTVVGKLEGERDITLGFVDLLRDDFVEQDRSRGIYFTQDWVSLPGVLPVASGGIHVWHMPALTKIFGDDSVLHLGGGTLGHPWGNVPGAVANRVALEACVKARNEGRDLAREGNEIIREAFKWSLELAVSCEVWKEIIFNFAAVDVLDK; this comes from the coding sequence atgtcaaAATGTTTTTTCAAAGGGCATTACTTGAAAGCTACTGCAGGTACATGCGAAGAAATGATGAAAAGAGCTGTATTTTCTAGAGAATTGGGCGTTTCGATCGTAATGCATGACTACTTAAAGGGGGGATTCACCACAAATACTGGCTTGGCTCATTATTGCCGAGATAATGGTCTACTTCTACACATCCACCGTGCAATGCATGCAGTTATTAATGGACAGAAGAATCATGGTATGCACTTTCGGGTATTAGCAAAAACATTACGTATGTCTGGTGGAGATTATATTCGCACTGGTACCGTAGTAGGTAAACTTGAAGGTGAAAGAGACATAACTTTGGGCTTTGTTGATTTATTGCGTGATGATTTTGTTGAACAAGATCGAAGTCGCGGTATTTATTTCACTCAAGATTGGGTCTCTTTACCAGGTGTTCTACCTGTGGCTTCAGGAGGTATTCATGTTTGGCATATGCCTGCTCTGACCAAGATCTTTGGGGATGATTCCGTACTACATTTAGGTGGAGGAACTTTAGGACATCCTTGGGGTAATGTGCCAGGTGCCGTAGCTAATCGAGTAGCTCTAGAAGCATGTGTAAAAGCTCGTAATGAAGGACGCGATCTTGCTCGAGAAGGTAATGAGATTATTCGTGAGGCTTTCAAATGGAGCCTGGAACTAGCTGTTTCTTGTGAGGTATGGAAAGAGATCATATTTAATTTTGCAGCAGTGGACGTTTTGGATAAGTAA